In the genome of Enterococcus hirae ATCC 9790, one region contains:
- the gpG gene encoding phage tail assembly chaperone G, with translation MAIKNKTQLVLKDKDGKKVVHEKNNLTAGDVLDALECQERMYAENTTAVKQFNELVEFNISLFNSDEVTRESILQGLTNDEAFSALNQPILDILGIDPLSETDEKK, from the coding sequence ATGGCAATCAAAAATAAGACTCAATTAGTTTTAAAAGATAAAGATGGAAAAAAAGTTGTTCATGAAAAAAATAATTTAACTGCTGGAGATGTGTTAGATGCTTTAGAATGTCAGGAACGTATGTATGCAGAAAATACTACGGCAGTTAAACAATTTAACGAACTTGTTGAATTTAACATTTCTTTATTTAACAGTGACGAAGTTACTCGCGAGTCGATTTTACAAGGTTTGACAAATGATGAAGCTTTTAGTGCTTTGAACCAACCTATTTTAGATATTTTAGGAATCGATCCTTTATCAGAAACGGATGAAAAAAAGTAA
- a CDS encoding major tail protein produces MSFVGFKRLTIGVFDETGKIPEKNQFVIEGKQDKGATVSAEITGLAKESTKVHGSDITYYVSQKGTGDVSINFGLLDLPEDVNDKILGYKVNEQKISFIGEDTEPPYCAVLLESSDLSGETALLAAFKGRFSRESMKLNTLTNEAFEPEAEEYVFSAIANDAEGDAKGQTVGKYIGSDQESIKALKALTFPAGE; encoded by the coding sequence ATGTCATTTGTAGGATTTAAAAGATTAACTATTGGAGTATTTGACGAAACCGGAAAAATTCCGGAAAAAAATCAGTTCGTAATTGAGGGGAAACAAGATAAAGGTGCGACAGTTTCAGCTGAAATTACAGGATTAGCAAAAGAATCAACTAAAGTACATGGTTCTGATATTACCTATTACGTTTCTCAAAAAGGAACTGGGGATGTAAGTATTAATTTTGGTTTGTTAGATTTACCGGAAGATGTCAATGATAAGATTTTGGGCTATAAGGTTAACGAACAAAAAATTAGTTTTATTGGAGAAGATACTGAACCACCATATTGTGCAGTACTATTAGAATCTTCTGATTTAAGTGGAGAAACTGCTTTACTGGCAGCATTTAAAGGGAGATTTAGTCGTGAATCTATGAAGTTAAATACATTAACAAATGAAGCTTTTGAACCAGAAGCAGAAGAATATGTATTTTCTGCAATTGCAAACGATGCAGAAGGGGATGCTAAAGGTCAAACGGTAGGTAAATACATTGGATCTGACCAAGAATCAATTAAAGCTCTTAAGGCATTAACATTTCCAGCGGGGGAGTAG